Proteins encoded in a region of the Micropterus dolomieu isolate WLL.071019.BEF.003 ecotype Adirondacks linkage group LG09, ASM2129224v1, whole genome shotgun sequence genome:
- the rnf115b gene encoding E3 ubiquitin-protein ligase RNF115 isoform X1 — MAEAAETPQHRFFCHCCKRETNPKLPDFVCPRCDSGFIEEVTEDSSLLQDSTSVASEDSDLLFSELWQLLFMERSALLSHPPSSESDPDDSDQVSAGQSQPSPEPLVAAEGRDPESPSHPEQESSSRPEQRPAVEGCVDMDRAAVLGRPVCQQRKPGLCTSCTIKHATVVCKPWRLCVGSGRSGHCHHRVVRTVGEHRSPSCRKGHDLISTNSMHLSRTDRLQTGVSSLSGGVFIRRVCQEAPLPPLLPQ, encoded by the exons ATGGCGGAGGCTGCGGAGACACCACAACACCGTTTTTTCTGTCACTGCTGTAAACGTGAAACTAACCCCAAACTCCCG GATTTCGTCTGCCCCAGATGTGACTCTGGCTTCATTGAGGAGGTGACAGAAGACTCCAG TCTCCTCCAGGACAGCACATCAGTGGCCAGTGAAGATTCAGACTTGTTATTCTCAGAA TTATGGCAGCTGTTGTTTATGGAGCGCTCCGCTCTGCTGTCGCATCCACCCTCCTCAGAGTCCGACCCGGATGACAGTGACCAGGTATCTGCAGGTCAGAGCCAACCTTCTCCGGAGCCGCTAGTTGCTGCTGAGGGCAGAGATCCAGAGTCTCCTTCCCACCCTGAACAAGAGAGTTCATCCAGGCCTGAACAAAGGCCTGCAGTGGAAGGGTGTGTGGACATG GATCGTGCAGCAGTTCTTGGCCGGCCTGTTTGCCAACAACGGAAACCCGGGCTCTGCACCAGCTGCACT ATCAAGCATGCTACAGTTGTATGCAAACCCTGGAGATTATGCGTGGGGTCAGGGAGGTCTGGACACTGTCATCACAGAG TTGTTAGGACAGTTGGAGAACACAGGTCCCCCTCCTGCAGAAAAGGACATGATCTCATCTCTACCAACAGTATGCATCTCTCAAGAACAGACAG ATTGCAGACTGGAGTGTCCAGTTTGTCGGGAGGAGTATTCATTAGGCGAGTCTGTCAGGAAGCTCCCCTGCCTCCATTACTTCCACAGTGA
- the rnf115b gene encoding E3 ubiquitin-protein ligase RNF115 isoform X2: MAEAAETPQHRFFCHCCKRETNPKLPDFVCPRCDSGFIEEVTEDSSLLQDSTSVASEDSDLLFSELWQLLFMERSALLSHPPSSESDPDDSDQVSAGQSQPSPEPLVAAEGRDPESPSHPEQESSSRPEQRPAVEGIVQQFLAGLFANNGNPGSAPAALSSMLQLYANPGDYAWGQGGLDTVITELLGQLENTGPPPAEKDMISSLPTVCISQEQTDCRLECPVCREEYSLGESVRKLPCLHYFHSECIVPWLELHDTCPVCRKSLAGVDNSLPPTSEPPEARSIRTEQQERQAI; this comes from the exons ATGGCGGAGGCTGCGGAGACACCACAACACCGTTTTTTCTGTCACTGCTGTAAACGTGAAACTAACCCCAAACTCCCG GATTTCGTCTGCCCCAGATGTGACTCTGGCTTCATTGAGGAGGTGACAGAAGACTCCAG TCTCCTCCAGGACAGCACATCAGTGGCCAGTGAAGATTCAGACTTGTTATTCTCAGAA TTATGGCAGCTGTTGTTTATGGAGCGCTCCGCTCTGCTGTCGCATCCACCCTCCTCAGAGTCCGACCCGGATGACAGTGACCAGGTATCTGCAGGTCAGAGCCAACCTTCTCCGGAGCCGCTAGTTGCTGCTGAGGGCAGAGATCCAGAGTCTCCTTCCCACCCTGAACAAGAGAGTTCATCCAGGCCTGAACAAAGGCCTGCAGTGGAAGG GATCGTGCAGCAGTTCTTGGCCGGCCTGTTTGCCAACAACGGAAACCCGGGCTCTGCACCAGCTGCACT ATCAAGCATGCTACAGTTGTATGCAAACCCTGGAGATTATGCGTGGGGTCAGGGAGGTCTGGACACTGTCATCACAGAG TTGTTAGGACAGTTGGAGAACACAGGTCCCCCTCCTGCAGAAAAGGACATGATCTCATCTCTACCAACAGTATGCATCTCTCAAGAACAGACAG ATTGCAGACTGGAGTGTCCAGTTTGTCGGGAGGAGTATTCATTAGGCGAGTCTGTCAGGAAGCTCCCCTGCCTCCATTACTTCCACAGTGAATGTATAGTGCCTTGGCTGGAGCTG CACGATACCTGCCCAGTGTGCCGAAAAAGCCTTGCTGGCGTCGACAACAGCCTCCCGCCCACGTCAGAACCCCCAGAAGCCCGCTCCATCAGGACCGAGCAACAGGAGAGGCAGGCGATCTGA